tgATACTAATCCAaacaaaacaacacaaaaattaataactaaacTAAATagaagtttatttaaaaaaaacataaaataaaatttagaaagtagttacatttttataaaattatttgttaactTTTTATATGTCTTTGTTATGAATTTTTATACAACACAAACAAAAAGCACGAAGAGTTTGATCAGTTAACGTTGAGATTTTATTTGCATATATATTTAGATTgataacttaaatattatttacaatgATAAAATGTATGTCTTCTTTGATATATCTGTGTTGTatctatcatatatatatatatatatatatatatatgagagtGAGACATATCGGATAATAAAGTAGGTATACTCACATTCATAGTTAttcataattcatatttttactCAATCCACTGTGAGTAATTTTTATGGATACTTAATTAGTATCAGTCTAGTTGCCATTCCTTAAATTTGTTATAGTTCCATTAGACCCCTTATTATTAAGTTCTTTTTAATTTCATCGGAGATAGGACTAGCTGATGGagtaataacaaaataaaggaGCTGCAATTCAGTTGATAAATCAtgaaaaattgtataattttattcttaagTTCATAAATACACAAACTATAAAAATGCTAAGATTATTATGATGTGAGATTTATGCTATAGTTTGTTATCAGAAAAGACACCTCTATTAATAGCTCTGGTATCATTTAtaggataaaataaaaaaagatataaaaaactattgttttaattaattattttaattttttaattattttttacatatatacatttattaaaaaaagtgtgatattaaatatttattaataatattaaaaataaataaatattttaaatgaggatataaaagtaatttaaacaataaatacagtttaaaatcataattttattaaaataaatcttcAATTTGTTATGCAAGACCGAAAAGGAGTACTACATTTAGGTGAAAAATAGAAAGAAGTTCAGTCTATTTGAAGGATGTTGTCCTTTATGTTTGTAAAACGAAAAAAGAAATCATAACTCTTAAAAAGATATAGACGAGTAGAATGCTTTTACATATTATCCTCATAAACAACACTAAGAGATGCTTCTGATTGTAAAGCTCATCTTTGATGGTAGTAATATTCATTTTCATAGTCCTTAATTATCAAGATTTGCATCTTTCTTGCATGATCCTTATTGTATAATCATAACCTATACTTTAGATGAAAATAGACAAATATTTtgcaattaaattgattatatactcactcaattaaaataaacaattgaaaccaaaggaaaaaaaaaaagaattaagtaATTAATGGCAAAATAATTAGATTCTTATTATGATGATGAGaatgtgattaaaattgaagGGGAATAATGCACTTAATGgcagtaaataaaataatgttaatattataatttatcatatatgaAGCACAAAATGATTCCAAACTCCACTTTTGACCAACACAACCTagcaaattaaaattaatactaaAACTACCTTCAACACCCTATCATTGCTATAGATATATTAGAAGACGAATATATTGTTCCCATTAACATAACTCTAGAGACCTCCTAGAGAGAAAAATGGGTGCTTTTAATTAGTCCAACAAAAATTAGTCTTTTGATTTGTACTAATTCCTTAGAATATTTTCTAGCAATTTATTAatgataatcaaacagaaaagaagatgaaaatgtAATTTATTGTTCTGAGTATCAATCCTCAACGGACAGACCTAGagctataaaattaaaaatatgtcgtTGGCAgacagaaaaaaaaagtaaggtagtatttttttatatatatcttattggattaaatatatgtttgatctttataaaattattcagcaattaattttaattttgactaaaataaaatatatttaattattcatcaattttaaattttttaaatgacttTATGCAAACATGCTTAGaactttataatataaaaattccacagaaaattttaaaaaaattaatatcaaataaattaaatataaaattaaatataaaattaaatgtaaaaaaatttacgatcaaaataatgaaaatataaacttaaaattgaatttaaactcattttttgtaaatttttttttatagtattgcaaatgtatttaaaaaaattatttaaatatatatgttcaattaataataaagattaaaattgtaTGCATCAAAATTTAATcggattaaaaattataatttaaaaaaaaaactagaattaaaaattaaaaatttataagaatagaaaatatatttaaccccATCTTATATAATCTAAAGTACCGTAGTATTAACTGTGAAACTTTTGGCTAGAATAACACTGGGAAAGGTTCAAAACTTTAGAGTTACCCTTTTATCTCTAAGCCTAATAAGCAGGTCAATTCATCATTTCATTTTGCCAAGTTaagttgataaaatttatttcttgtATGCACCGTATAAAAGACTTCTGATCTACGGTTTTGATTTTTCATGTAAGGTGTTAAAATTTTGTGTTCAAATGATGGATTAGTATACATGAGGTTCTTTTTGAGTAACTATGAATTGAATCAAAAACAAAACTactaattgtataaaaaaaataaaactactaatatttaaaaaataattctaatttTCCTTAATGATGATTCTTGACTGTGATagcttttttataaataaaaaaacatataagtataaatagaaaatatttaatcaatatttGGGAAACAACACTTAAAAGAGTACATATGAATCTCTCATCTTTATCCTTCTATATCTTTACATCTTTATCCTACTAAATATCTTAAAATTGGAATTAGGTTCAgataattgaattgaattgttgtttttgCTTAATATGTTAATTGGAAAAATGATGATTGAGTTGAATATGAATTAAGGATATGTGTCCTGCATTTGGCATAGAATCTTATTCATATTTATTCTTCAATCTTTTTATCGAGATAATCTCTTGTGTAATAAAAGTCATTGTTTTCTCCAAAATTATTAAGGtttcaaatttgttttttttttacttataaatgaaaccacattattttctttttatatttttttctctctctttaaaTAATTAGAAAGTTAGTATTAGTTTGAAATTGTATTTagatgttatttataatttatttattttaataaatttaaataaaatagtttgaatttttgatatttcattttataaaaatataatattttaaaataatttataattattaaatttatatttacatttttttattataagtcCAATTTTTTAGATTCAAAGATGGTgtgaaaaaacattaaaatggtTTGTAAGTGAAGTGCAAAGGACTTTTCACCAAGTTAATGGAATTTAACTTGCTTAATGAACTTGAATGATGTAATTCATGTGATAAGAGAACAAATTAATTGAACCTCCTAATGAGTGTCTCTTAGAATTCAAATTCTCTTCCTAAGGATTAGAGTGTGTAATCACTCGCATTGAAACACTTTTGAACTTGATATGCAATTTTTTCCAGCGATGGAAatactattttgtttctctttaaaattttgctaaaaaccaaatttgaaaaagaaaaaaaaaacactgcAACACGATTTGCCATAATTAGTTGGGTgaataaactttcaaaattgagcttttgaaaattttggtgtTGAATGCATAGTGagtcttctattttaaaattattatagattttaatgttcatatacatatactttcagtgtaaaatattttatataattaataaatcatgaTAATTATAtgagtaattttataaatagttatagTATTTTTGTGCCActtatataaattgaatttgaaagtaAAACTTACacataaaataatgtttttaataaCAAAAGTTCAGAatgttagtattattattatctagtttttttAAGATGGATTTTAAAAAGTGTCACATAACAAGGATAAATTATCCTTCACTTTTTAATgtaaacattaattattttttaattaataataaaaatataatcttctcttttatttatatacttttcAAACTATGTAAAATAAGAAATCACTCCTTGTGggattattataaaaaaatggtgGGTCCAATATGCATGACAGCATGAGATGATCCCACTTTTGTTGTGTGTTTGAAGAGAATCAGATGCTGTTCCGAATCTTTACCTAttaacaaatatattgtttCCACGTGTGACAACTATCTCTTTGCACCTAGGATCATCCAATGATTGAATCAACATCAATGCAAATGCAACTGTAGTGTcaattattgataataattcAAACAATAAggttatattaaaaataaatggagCTAAAAAGAACCTTTCTATTGAATCATGTAAAAAGGCATTGTAAAAAAGTTTCTGAGGAGACATTTTAGCATCATACAAAAAGACAAACAACTGTGGCTATACATTGGTTAGCAATAGTGACAACTTCATGGTCTAgtctccaatttttttttaatttaccaAGATacatttcaaatattaaatttttatatttgacttAACTATTTCTTACAAAATCGTCTTATAATGAGAAATACCGTTTTTTATGAATTCATTTTAGATCTTTATCTTTATTCTATAAATGAATTTTGGATTATATTCTATTATAACCTCTCACACtcaacactattataaattgtGAATGGTTTGATCGAAGGATTCTAATATCGTATTAGATTTTTATGTCTCAAAGGAACTTTTTTATGATGGACTTCAACTACAACCAACCTCTCCCTTGACAGAAAATCTATCTAGATTCTAATAATGCATTGTCTTTGACTAAACTACTTCCCTAAACCCGAATGACAGAAAACCTTCATTGTATCACACAAGTTAGTTTTTCTATTCAATCAAATATTGAGAATTCTCTCAGCAATTCACCTTCAACTACATGTTTCTATAATTTTATCACAAagactattttaaatgaaatggTATATATATACTTGTGGGAAAGCAATTTAAAAGATAACCAAGGAATTGTGCAGAACAGATGACATCAATAATGTCACCAAGAGAAAAGCCTTACTGCATTAGATATATGAATATACACACTCCTGCACACATATAAAAACTAGAATCCCAACAAAACGGTTGCATCAATGTGACAGCTTAAATCATATGCACAACAATGCCTCATACTTCCacataaaacaaaagataataaatTGATCACGTGTGTTAATTGGCATATATCTGTATGAATTgggaaataataacatagtaataaaaaaaatctatggaAGAAGGAtcattacaaaatttatataaggATCCATACTAAGCATGTGAAGTTAACCAAAAaggaataattttaaaatggaaggCATCTCATACAGTATGCACAAGTTCTATTATAGATCTTTTGTATAAATCTAGTTTCCTaacaagataaaaaataaataaataaataaatctatgtTGAAGCATGAATTTGGACATTTTCACTAAACCTGGTAAATTTGTTTAATGTTTCACGTGTTGATATGGTATCTGGATGATCTTCACCGCAAATCGAAGTCCTAATAAAAACAGCCTTCCTGACCAAATCTTCCCCAACCTTAAATTGAGCACATCTTAGCATTAGCTTCGCCGTGGTCTCAAGAACGGTGGCTCGACACAAAGCTAGCTCTTGCCAGAGACAAGGATTCAACTGAGCATTAGTCTTGATTGACCTCCAACAAAGTGTTTTGTCGAACCACTTGTCAACTGGGGTAATAAATGCTTGATCTGCAGCTTCCAGTGCATTGGTGCACAGACGCAGAAGCTCGAGAGCCGGAGTGCACCGCGAGTACGTAATGAATGTGTGAATTGCAAGAGGCAGAACCACTCTTTTGACAAGACATAAAAGCTCGGACACCTTGAGCTCAACAACTACATCGTCGTggccaaatccaaataatagaAAGCATGCAGCCCATGAATGTTCCAGATTTTGAGATATCGACCCGTGACTGATCATAGCTTGTATCATTGCTTGTGCAGCTACGGTATCTTCTCTTTTCCGACCATATAGTTTGACGAGCTCGTTAAAATGGATATACTCTTGCTTCGTACTACTCCTTGCAATATTAAATCTTAGAAGCAAAGAAGATGCTTCTAGTTCTGATTTTCTGGTGTATGATAATGTGAATTGACATgttaataatttcattatttttcgCCATAAACAGACCTGGTGACATTTTTCTGGTATCTTGTGAGCAGCAAGTGCTAACAAGGAAACAGGAATTGCACCGGGCGCAAACCATCCACTTACCAGCACCATTCTGGTGGCCAAGCTTCTTGGGCCATCCGCATGATCGAATATTGAAAAACAAACATCGAAAAGCTGCAAAAGGAAAGTGTTCTTCTTTAACATGTGTGCTTCTTTAGCACTCCACGACATGTCCTTCAAAGGCATTCTATTTATGGTATCTAGGAGCCTGCTCGGGGTTATAGGTAATTCGGTCAAAATTGCACCAACAATGGCAAGGCCCAAAGTTAACCTCCCAACTTTCTCCTCAATAACTCTANNNNNNNNNNNNNNNNNNNNNNNNNNNNNNNNNNNNNNNNNNNNNNNNNNNNNNNNNNNNNNNNNNNNNNNNNNNNNNNNNNNNNNNNNNNNNNNNNNNNNNNNNNNNNNNNNNNNNNNNNNNNNNNNNNNNNNNNNNNNNNNNNNNNNNNNNNNNNNNNNNNNNNNNNNNNNNNNNNNNNNNNNNNNNNNNNNNNNNNNNNNNNNNNNNNNNNNNNNNNNNNNNNNNNNNNNNNNNNNNNNNNNNNNNNNNNNNNNNNNNNNNNNNNNNNNNNNNNNNNNNNNNNNNNNNNNNNNNNNNNNNNNNNNNNNNNNNNNNNNNNNNNNNNNNNNNNNNNNNNNNNNNNNNNNNNNNNNNNNNNNNNNNNNNNNNNNNNNNNNNNNNNNNNNNNNNNNNNNNNNNNNNNNNNNNNNNNNNNNNNNNNNNNNNNNNNNNNNNNNNNNNNNNNNNNNNNNNNNNNNNNNNNNNNNNNNNNNNNNNNNNNNNNNNNNNNNNNNNNNNNNNNNNNNNNNNNNNNNNNNNNNNNNNNNNNNNNNNNNNNNNNNNNNNNNNNNNNNNNNNNNNNNNNNNNNNNNNNNNNNNNNNNNNNNNNNNNNNNNNNNNNNNNNNNNNNNNNNNNNNNNNNNNNNNNNNNNNNNNNNNNNNNNNNNNNNNNNNNNNNNNNNNNNNNNNNNNNNNNNNNNNNNNNNNNNNNNNNNNNNNNNNNNNNNNNNTCTCCTCAATAACTCTAAGAGCGTCGATTTCTTCAATCGGATAGTCCTTTCCATTCCCTTGCATTAAAGACATTGCTTCAACTCCAGATAAGTATGAAAGTTTTAAAGGTTCCAAGTTCATGGTGCTAGAGAGGCGAGTAGAAATAATTACATGTGTCTCTCCACCAAAACGAGGGAGAAGATCCATCACAAGTTTGTGATCCCACCAATCTTTTTCACTTTCCAAGTTATCAATGATCACAAGATACGGAATGTTTCTCATCAGCTCCTTGCGAACTCTAGAAATTGCTGCGGCCTCCTGCTCTTCGACGCTTTGTATCCTGGCTTTCTCCAAACCACTGTCAACTCCTACGTCAACTTCTAAAAAAGACCTGATATTAAGATAGTTTTGCCATATATATCTTCTCTCCCCTCCTATCCATAAAACCATCTTGTATCTCTGATGAAATCTGTACACAAATTCAAGAATAAGTTCTGTTTTTCCGATTCCGGAATCACCTGAAACACAAGCAATGCCTTTCCCATACAAAATTTTTGTTCCTCTTTTCCTCCTAGTATACTTACCACGTTTGAGCTTTTTATGGTATTGCCTATGAGAAAATTCAGTACCTTGCATTTCAATCTCTTTTTCGGACTCCTTCCATATAACCGCTTCGTTTTCCTCTCGTCTGCCATTTACCATATGCCTTTCTGATTCCCTCCATCTTTCACCTATCATATTACCTTTGCCCCGACCAATTGTTATGCCCTTTCTCTTCGGTCTGGCCTTAAGTTCAATATAGTCTTGCTCTGCGTCTCCAGTGATATCGCCAAAAAGTATAAACTCCAATTGTGAAAGCTCCTTCTTCCTGCCAATAAAATTCTCATTTCGAGTGAAAGGGAACTCTTCTTTTTCTGCTCTCTCTCTCCATTTTGTCAAGCGCTCCGCAACACTTCTCTTGCCTAACCTCATTGCTAATAATGTGACAGCCTTCAGTATGCAATCTCTCCAGCTTCCATCTTGAGCTTCCAACTTCCATTCATCAACACGAGAGAGGGCGTGCACCGCATCTTTCCATTCCTGTTCCAACCCTTCATACCAAAGCCAAAGTTCCCCTCCATTTTTCTCCCACATCTCACCCCTCTTTTCGATTATATCCCTGACAAGACAATCAGCTGGACTCAAATCAAAGTATATTGGAACCAAATTCTTCTTGCTAGAAAAAAACTGCAGCTCCCCAATGGTATATCGGTTCTTGAAAGACTTCCTTGATACAATCACTACCCCAAAAGAAGCAGCATCCATAGCCCTTTCTACATTGGCAAGCTTGCGAGAGTTCTTACATCGAGCCCTATCCGATACAAAGCAACTGATTCCTTGAGTTTCTAACTCAGCACGAAGCCAATTAACAAATCGTACCAAAGGCGTTTTCCTGCCATGAAATCCTATGAAAACATCACAATTCCTCAGTCTATAAGAAGAGAGTGGCGTGGAACCTGGAGTTGATGATGTTCTATTATTTCTATCTTTCTTAATTGGCTTCCCTTTCATTCCAGAACAACCCTCATCACCGCAATGGCGATAATTGATACTACTGCTAGACATGCCAACTGAGGAAGACGTAAAATCAAGTTTCAGCAAATCGCTTGAATTGTAGCCAGCCGGAGATGCTGTTATATCTGATAAGGTACTTTTAACGTTAACTAGAGACGTCTGTTCTGGAATCCCTGAACTGATGCTTGGGCCAGCTATATCTAAATGAGTTCTGTTACATGTAGATGGTGGTGATCTTGGAGAGAAGAATGGTGACTGATTTGCTGAAAAAAATGTCGAAGATGTCGATGACATATTCCTTTTGGTCTTAGCTTTCAAAGACCTCTCTTCTTGATTATCCATGCCTATATCAGTATGATTCCCAGTTAAGGAGATATCAAATCCTATGCATGCACACCGTTAACAGGAACAGGTTCTCTGAAACTGTCACAATTTCCTTGTCAGTAACAAGATACAGTCCAATAAAAATATCGAAAAATGTCAGAAAACTGCATGTTCTACTTCTGCATCATAATGTTCATGataattgtaataaatataagaGTTATGCTATTTAGAATAAAATCTTTCTTCATGAAACATATAGAACCCCAACATGTCTCACACTTGAGAATTGTAATGTTCGGATTCGATGGAATATAAGCAGTATGGTGGTATAAAGTCGGATTCAAGTATTTGCCGCATAATGCATTAGTTGTCGCTTAGTAATATcaccaaaagaaaatataaagtgATGATAGTGACATTACCATCTATGATGTAGATCTAAAACT
This region of Cicer arietinum cultivar CDC Frontier isolate Library 1 chromosome 8, Cicar.CDCFrontier_v2.0, whole genome shotgun sequence genomic DNA includes:
- the LOC101494234 gene encoding uncharacterized protein; translation: MDNQEERSLKAKTKRNMSSTSSTFFSANQSPFFSPRSPPSTCNRTHLDIAGPSISSGIPEQTSLVNVKSTLSDITASPAGYNSSDLLKLDFTSSSVGMSSSSINYRHCGDEGCSGMKGKPIKKDRNNRTSSTPGSTPLSSYRLRNCDVFIGFHGRKTPLVRFVNWLRAELETQGISCFVSDRARCKNSRKLANVERAMDAASFGVVIVSRKSFKNRYTIGELQFFSSKKNLVPIYFDLSPADCLVRDIIEKRGEMWEKNGGELWLWYEGLEQEWKDAVHALSRVDEWKLEAQDGSWRDCILKAVTLLAMRLGKRSVAERLTKWRERAEKEEFPFTRNENFIGRKKELSQLEFILFGDITGDAEQDYIELKARPKRKGITIGRGKGNMIGERWRESERHMVNGRREENEAVIWKESEKEIEMQGTEFSHRQYHKKLKRGKYTRRKRGTKILYGKGIACVSGDSGIGKTELILEFVYRFHQRYKMVLWIGGERRYIWQNYLNIRSFLEVDVGVDSGLEKARIQSVEEQEAAAISRVRKELMRNIPYLVIIDNLESEKDWWDHKLVMDLLPRFGGETHVIISTRLSSTMNLEPLKLSYLSGVEAMSLMQGNGKDYPIEEIDALRVIEEKVGRLTLGLAIVGAILTELPITPSRLLDTINRMPLKDMSWSAKEAHMLKKNTFLLQLFDVCFSIFDHADGPRSLATRMVLVSGWFAPGAIPVSLLALAAHKIPEKCHQVCLWRKIMKLLTCQFTLSYTRKSELEASSLLLRFNIARSSTKQEYIHFNELVKLYGRKREDTVAAQAMIQAMISHGSISQNLEHSWAACFLLFGFGHDDVVVELKVSELLCLVKRVVLPLAIHTFITYSRCTPALELLRLCTNALEAADQAFITPVDKWFDKTLCWRSIKTNAQLNPCLWQELALCRATVLETTAKLMLRCAQFKVGEDLVRKAVFIRTSICGEDHPDTISTRETLNKFTRFSENVQIHAST